The following proteins come from a genomic window of Hymenobacter canadensis:
- a CDS encoding 3-oxoacyl-ACP synthase III family protein, translating to MSTLRHSEIAGVGHYVPERVVTNAELTELMETTDEWIQERTGIRERRWFEEGKDTTANMGANAARKALEMAGLTPDDVQMIVFATLSPDYFFPGSGVLLQRELGIVAPIPAFDVRNQCSGFVYALSMADQFIKTGMYDTVLVVGSEIHSSGLDITTRGRGVSVIFGDGAGAVVMRPSTREGHGILSTHLHSQGEHAEELIVKEPGSNRNKRVEYVMANELDMYPYMNGQNVFKHAVVRFPQVIREALDANGYESKDIDMLIPHQANLRITQYVQQKMGLTDDKIFSNIQRYGNTTAASVPIALSEAVQEGRIKRGDLVCLAAFGSGFTWASALIKW from the coding sequence ATGTCTACTCTCCGACATTCTGAAATTGCCGGCGTCGGCCACTACGTACCCGAGCGGGTCGTAACCAATGCCGAACTCACCGAACTCATGGAAACCACCGACGAGTGGATTCAGGAACGCACCGGCATTCGGGAGCGCCGCTGGTTTGAGGAAGGCAAAGACACCACGGCCAACATGGGCGCCAACGCGGCCCGCAAGGCCCTGGAAATGGCCGGCCTCACGCCCGACGATGTGCAGATGATTGTGTTTGCCACTCTGTCGCCGGACTACTTTTTCCCAGGCTCGGGCGTGCTGCTGCAGCGCGAGCTAGGCATCGTGGCCCCCATTCCGGCCTTCGACGTGCGCAACCAGTGCTCCGGCTTCGTGTACGCCCTGAGCATGGCCGACCAGTTTATCAAAACCGGCATGTACGATACGGTACTGGTAGTGGGCTCCGAGATTCACTCCTCGGGCCTCGATATTACCACCCGCGGCCGGGGCGTGTCGGTTATTTTCGGGGATGGCGCCGGCGCGGTAGTAATGCGGCCCAGCACCCGCGAGGGCCACGGCATTCTCAGCACCCACCTGCACTCCCAAGGCGAGCACGCCGAGGAGCTGATTGTGAAGGAGCCCGGCTCCAACCGCAACAAACGCGTGGAATACGTCATGGCTAATGAGCTCGACATGTATCCCTACATGAACGGCCAGAACGTGTTCAAGCACGCCGTCGTGCGCTTCCCGCAGGTTATCCGCGAGGCCCTCGACGCCAACGGCTACGAGTCCAAGGACATCGACATGCTGATTCCGCACCAGGCCAACCTACGCATCACGCAGTACGTGCAGCAGAAAATGGGCCTCACCGACGACAAAATCTTCAGCAACATCCAGCGCTACGGCAACACCACCGCCGCCAGCGTGCCCATTGCGCTGAGCGAGGCCGTGCAGGAAGGCCGCATCAAGCGCGGCGACCTGGTGTGTCTGGCCGCCTTCGGCTCCGGCTTCACCTGGGCCTCGGCTCTGATTAAGTGGTAG
- a CDS encoding glycosyltransferase has translation MPHPLPPTVILLASVLKPLDDTRMFGKFGRTLAGRPDTVVHVAGREAPRPASAPANLHTHKLLRGTRLSLDRLRAQVRYWQLLRQLQPQLVVVHAPELLPLTLLWQALGRRRHFLYDVRENYALNIRTQRVYSAWLRGLLAGAVRALETVAARRAARVLLAERSYAAELPFARPEHTVVLENKYQPQPGENLSAQARLLPELGQPLRLLYSGTISELNGVFEAVEFAQRLRQHWPGMQLTIIGFCQQPAVLARLRALVAAQPGLVLVGGDEPVPHARIVAEIRRSHLGLLPYRPHPSSAHCIPTKLYEYLAHGLPLLLPPNPLWQQVAAPHEAAVVVDFAAVSEELAAEISNRQFYPNGPPAAALWASEAIKLGAVVDSIR, from the coding sequence ATGCCGCATCCGTTGCCTCCAACCGTCATTTTACTGGCCTCGGTACTCAAGCCCCTGGACGATACCCGCATGTTCGGGAAGTTCGGGCGCACCCTGGCCGGCCGGCCGGACACGGTGGTGCACGTAGCGGGCCGCGAGGCGCCACGCCCGGCCAGCGCCCCGGCTAACCTTCACACCCATAAGCTTTTGCGCGGCACCCGCCTGAGCCTGGACCGGCTGCGGGCCCAGGTACGGTACTGGCAGCTGCTGCGGCAGCTACAGCCCCAACTGGTGGTGGTGCACGCCCCGGAGCTGCTCCCGCTCACGCTGCTCTGGCAGGCACTGGGCCGCCGCCGCCACTTTCTCTACGACGTACGCGAAAACTACGCCCTCAACATCCGCACCCAGCGCGTGTACTCGGCCTGGCTGCGTGGGCTGCTGGCCGGGGCTGTGCGGGCCCTGGAAACCGTAGCGGCCCGCCGCGCCGCCCGCGTGCTACTGGCCGAGCGCAGCTACGCCGCCGAGCTGCCCTTTGCCCGGCCCGAACACACGGTGGTGCTGGAAAATAAGTACCAGCCCCAACCCGGCGAAAACCTATCAGCCCAGGCCCGCCTGTTGCCGGAACTCGGCCAGCCACTGCGGCTGCTCTACTCGGGCACCATTTCTGAGCTGAACGGCGTGTTTGAGGCGGTGGAATTTGCCCAGCGCCTGCGCCAGCACTGGCCGGGCATGCAGCTTACCATCATCGGGTTTTGCCAGCAGCCGGCCGTGCTGGCCCGCCTGCGTGCGTTGGTGGCCGCGCAGCCAGGCCTCGTGCTGGTCGGCGGCGACGAGCCGGTGCCGCACGCCCGTATCGTGGCCGAAATCCGGCGCAGCCACCTGGGGTTGCTGCCCTACCGGCCGCACCCCAGCTCGGCGCACTGCATTCCTACCAAGCTCTACGAGTATCTGGCGCACGGCCTGCCCCTGCTGCTGCCGCCCAACCCCTTGTGGCAGCAGGTGGCCGCCCCGCACGAGGCCGCAGTAGTCGTTGACTTTGCCGCTGTTTCCGAAGAATTGGCAGCGGAAATCAGCAACCGCCAATTTTACCCGAATGGCCCGCCCGCCGCCGCCCTGTGGGCTTCCGAGGCCATAAAATTAGGCGCAGTGGTGGATTCTATTCGGTAA
- a CDS encoding 2,3,4,5-tetrahydropyridine-2,6-dicarboxylate N-succinyltransferase yields MTDLQQTIEAAWNDRSLLTNATTTEAIQHVIEELDKGRLRVAQPAADQEGGWLVNDWVKKAVILYFPIRQMETIEVGPFEFRDKMRLKTNYEQQGVRVVPPAVARYGSYLAPGVILMPSYVNIGAWVGEGTMVDTWATVGSCAQIGAGVHLSGGVGIGGVLEPVQAAPVIIEDGAFVGSRSILVEGCFVGREAVIGAGVTITGSTKIIDVTGPEPVEYKGMVPARSVVIPGSYTKHFAAGDYQVPCALIIGQRKPSTDLKTSLNDALREHNVAV; encoded by the coding sequence ATGACCGACCTGCAGCAAACCATCGAAGCAGCCTGGAACGACCGGAGCCTGCTCACGAATGCCACTACCACCGAAGCCATCCAGCACGTTATCGAGGAGTTGGATAAGGGCCGCTTGCGGGTGGCGCAGCCCGCCGCCGACCAGGAAGGCGGCTGGCTGGTGAACGACTGGGTGAAGAAAGCCGTCATCCTGTATTTCCCCATCCGCCAGATGGAAACCATCGAAGTAGGCCCGTTTGAGTTTCGCGACAAAATGCGCCTCAAAACCAACTACGAGCAGCAGGGCGTGCGGGTAGTGCCGCCCGCCGTAGCGCGCTACGGCTCCTATCTGGCCCCCGGCGTTATCCTGATGCCCAGCTACGTGAACATTGGCGCGTGGGTAGGCGAGGGTACGATGGTCGACACCTGGGCCACGGTCGGCTCCTGCGCGCAGATTGGCGCAGGCGTGCACCTGAGCGGCGGTGTGGGCATCGGCGGGGTGCTGGAGCCGGTGCAGGCCGCGCCAGTTATCATCGAGGACGGCGCCTTTGTGGGTTCGCGCAGCATTCTGGTAGAGGGCTGCTTTGTGGGCCGGGAGGCCGTAATCGGGGCGGGCGTGACCATCACCGGCAGCACTAAAATTATCGACGTGACGGGCCCGGAGCCTGTCGAGTACAAAGGCATGGTGCCGGCCCGCTCGGTGGTCATTCCGGGTTCCTACACCAAGCATTTCGCCGCCGGCGACTACCAGGTGCCCTGCGCCCTCATCATCGGGCAGCGCAAGCCCAGCACCGACCTCAAAACCAGCCTCAACGACGCGCTGCGCGAGCACAACGTGGCGGTTTAA
- the msrA gene encoding peptide-methionine (S)-S-oxide reductase MsrA: protein MEKATFGAGCFWCVEAVFQDLEGVEKAVSGYSNGRIANPTYREVCSGLTGHAEVIQLTYDPAVISFEQLLEIFWKTHDPTTLNRQGADAGTQYRSGVYYHNDEQKHLAEEYKQKLNEAKAFDQPIVTEIEPLKSFYPAEDYHQNYYKQNGREPYCQFVVRPKVDKVRAVFGDMLRKGALQ, encoded by the coding sequence ATGGAAAAGGCAACTTTCGGAGCCGGCTGTTTCTGGTGCGTCGAGGCCGTGTTTCAGGACCTCGAAGGCGTGGAAAAAGCAGTATCCGGTTATTCCAACGGGCGCATCGCCAACCCTACCTACCGCGAAGTATGCAGCGGGCTGACCGGCCACGCCGAAGTAATCCAGCTTACCTACGACCCGGCGGTTATCAGCTTCGAGCAGCTGCTGGAGATATTCTGGAAAACCCACGACCCTACCACCCTCAACCGCCAGGGCGCCGATGCCGGCACGCAGTACCGCTCCGGCGTGTACTACCACAACGACGAGCAGAAGCACCTCGCCGAGGAATACAAGCAGAAGCTCAACGAAGCTAAGGCCTTCGACCAGCCCATCGTGACGGAGATTGAGCCCCTCAAGAGCTTTTACCCGGCCGAAGACTACCACCAGAACTACTACAAGCAAAACGGCCGCGAGCCTTACTGCCAGTTTGTGGTGCGGCCCAAAGTAGACAAAGTGCGCGCCGTGTTCGGCGACATGCTACGCAAAGGCGCGCTGCAATAA
- a CDS encoding 3-hydroxybutyryl-CoA dehydrogenase: MINVAVIGSGTMGNGIAHVFAQHGFPVALIDISQPALDKALGTIAKNLDRQVAKGSLSEEDKTATVGRIRTFTSIAEGVRDVQLVVEAATENVDLKLNIFRQLDEHAPQDAILASNTSSISITKIAAVTQRPDKVIGMHFMNPVPVMKLVEVIRGYATSDEVTARIMDLSRQLSKTPTEVNDYPGFVANRILMPMINEAIISLHEGVAGVEEIDTVMKLGMAHPMGPLQLADFIGLDVCLAIMRVLHDGLGNPKYAPCPLLVNMVMAGRLGVKSGEGFYSWGHGTKDLVVAERFRK, from the coding sequence ATGATCAACGTCGCCGTTATTGGCTCGGGCACCATGGGCAATGGCATTGCTCACGTATTCGCTCAGCACGGTTTCCCGGTTGCCCTCATCGACATCAGCCAGCCGGCCCTCGATAAAGCCTTGGGCACCATCGCCAAAAACCTGGACCGCCAGGTAGCCAAAGGCAGCCTCAGCGAAGAAGACAAAACGGCCACTGTCGGCCGCATCCGCACGTTCACGAGCATTGCCGAAGGTGTGCGCGACGTGCAGCTGGTGGTGGAAGCCGCCACCGAAAACGTCGACCTCAAACTCAACATTTTCCGGCAGCTCGACGAGCACGCACCGCAGGACGCCATTCTGGCCTCCAACACCTCCTCGATTTCCATCACCAAGATTGCGGCCGTCACGCAGCGGCCCGACAAAGTGATTGGCATGCACTTCATGAACCCGGTGCCGGTGATGAAGCTGGTGGAGGTTATCCGGGGCTACGCTACTTCCGACGAGGTGACGGCGCGCATCATGGACCTGTCGCGGCAGCTCAGCAAAACGCCGACCGAGGTAAACGACTACCCCGGCTTCGTGGCCAACCGCATCCTGATGCCCATGATCAATGAGGCCATCATCAGTCTGCACGAAGGCGTGGCGGGCGTAGAGGAAATTGACACGGTGATGAAGCTGGGCATGGCCCACCCCATGGGCCCGCTGCAGCTGGCCGACTTCATCGGGCTGGACGTGTGCTTGGCCATCATGCGCGTGCTGCACGACGGGCTGGGCAACCCCAAATACGCCCCGTGCCCGCTGTTGGTGAACATGGTGATGGCCGGCCGCCTCGGCGTGAAATCGGGCGAGGGCTTCTACAGCTGGGGCCACGGCACCAAGGACCTGGTAGTGGCCGAGCGCTTCCGCAAGTAG
- a CDS encoding lmo0937 family membrane protein encodes MGNLLYIIAVILILIWALGFFGVLGTGMAGNNLIHILLVIAIIAILLRVIRGGRVV; translated from the coding sequence ATGGGCAATTTGCTGTACATCATCGCCGTAATCCTCATTCTCATCTGGGCACTGGGCTTCTTCGGCGTTCTGGGCACCGGCATGGCTGGCAACAACCTGATTCACATTCTGCTGGTTATCGCCATCATCGCCATCCTGCTGCGCGTTATTCGCGGCGGCCGCGTAGTCTAG
- a CDS encoding ABC-F family ATP-binding cassette domain-containing protein gives MISTSNVSLRYGKRVLFEDVTIKFMPGNVYGLIGANGAGKSTFLKILAGDIEANTGSVMMPAGSRLSVLRQDQFAYDAQAVLQTVIMGHHRLWKVMEEKDALYAKADFSDADGERAAALEGEFADLEGWNAEYEAAELLSGLGIGEDKHNTLMGDLGGSDKVRVLLAQALFGNPDVLLLDEPTNGLDAETVLWLENFLDSFQNTVIVVSHDRHFLDAVCNYMADLDFSKITMYPGNYSFWYESSQLVLRQRQDINKKTEDKRKELEEFVRRFSANASKSKQATSRQKLLQKLTLEEIKPSSRKYPYIAFKPEREAGNQLLTIENLSKSVDGQVVFRNASFSLDKKDKVAIVSRDDRAPSLLFDILFEQIRPDTGDFKWGTTITPSYFPKENSEFFDTDLNLVDWLRQYSTEKDESFIRGFLGRMLFSGEESQKKSNVLSGGEKVRCMLSKMMMESGNVLVLDDPTNHLDLESITALNNSLRDYQGTLLFVSHDLQFIETIANRIIELTPDGIIDRRMNYEEYLADEQIKALRQRKYQLVS, from the coding sequence ATGATTAGCACCTCCAATGTCAGCCTGCGCTATGGTAAGCGTGTGCTGTTTGAAGACGTTACCATCAAGTTCATGCCTGGCAACGTGTACGGCCTCATCGGCGCCAACGGCGCGGGCAAGTCCACGTTCCTGAAGATTCTGGCCGGCGACATTGAGGCCAACACGGGCTCGGTGATGATGCCGGCCGGCTCGCGCCTATCGGTGCTGCGCCAGGACCAGTTTGCGTATGATGCGCAGGCCGTGCTCCAGACCGTGATTATGGGCCACCACCGCCTCTGGAAGGTGATGGAAGAGAAGGATGCGCTCTATGCCAAAGCAGACTTCTCGGACGCCGACGGCGAGCGGGCCGCGGCATTGGAAGGCGAGTTTGCCGACCTCGAAGGCTGGAACGCCGAGTATGAGGCCGCCGAGCTGCTTTCCGGCCTGGGCATCGGGGAGGACAAGCACAACACCCTGATGGGCGATTTGGGCGGCTCCGACAAAGTGCGGGTGCTGCTGGCCCAGGCCCTGTTTGGCAACCCCGACGTGCTGCTGCTCGACGAACCCACCAACGGTCTCGACGCCGAAACCGTGCTGTGGCTGGAGAACTTCCTCGACTCGTTCCAGAACACGGTGATTGTGGTGAGCCACGACCGTCACTTCCTCGACGCGGTGTGTAACTATATGGCTGACCTCGACTTCTCGAAAATCACCATGTATCCTGGCAACTACTCGTTCTGGTACGAGAGCAGCCAGCTGGTTTTGCGCCAGCGCCAGGATATCAACAAGAAGACGGAGGACAAGCGCAAGGAGCTGGAAGAGTTTGTGCGCCGCTTTTCGGCCAACGCCTCCAAGAGCAAGCAGGCTACCTCGCGCCAGAAGCTGCTGCAAAAGCTGACGTTGGAAGAAATCAAGCCCAGTTCGCGCAAGTACCCCTACATTGCCTTCAAGCCCGAGCGCGAAGCCGGCAACCAGTTGCTGACCATAGAAAACCTAAGCAAGTCGGTAGACGGGCAGGTGGTGTTCCGCAACGCCAGCTTCTCGCTGGACAAGAAGGATAAGGTGGCCATCGTCAGCCGCGACGACCGGGCGCCTTCGCTACTGTTCGACATTCTGTTCGAGCAGATCCGGCCTGATACCGGCGACTTCAAGTGGGGCACTACCATCACGCCGAGCTACTTCCCCAAGGAAAACTCCGAATTCTTCGACACCGATCTGAACCTGGTGGACTGGCTGCGCCAGTACAGCACCGAAAAGGACGAATCGTTCATCCGGGGCTTTTTGGGCCGCATGCTGTTCTCGGGCGAGGAGTCGCAGAAGAAGAGCAACGTGCTGAGCGGGGGCGAGAAAGTGCGCTGCATGCTCTCCAAAATGATGATGGAATCGGGCAATGTACTGGTTCTGGATGACCCGACGAACCATCTGGACCTGGAAAGCATTACGGCTCTGAACAACAGCCTGCGCGACTACCAGGGCACGCTGCTGTTCGTATCGCACGATTTGCAGTTCATCGAAACCATTGCCAACCGTATCATTGAGCTCACGCCCGACGGCATCATCGACCGGCGCATGAACTACGAAGAATACCTGGCCGATGAGCAGATCAAGGCTTTGCGCCAGCGCAAATATCAACTCGTATCCTAA
- a CDS encoding DUF4199 domain-containing protein produces the protein MNDSRITPETNGVRYGLFTSIGMMLYFVVASFLDLTSRIEFSFLNFAIMAVGVCLAISNFKRYKHDRMPYLQGFGTGIITAAVSSLVFGFFFIGVTALRPDIMDQIHARDLFGLELSALIAFLAILLQGAMVGVIISLIAMQYFKSPDHKPIEGIE, from the coding sequence ATGAACGACTCCCGCATAACTCCCGAAACCAACGGCGTCCGCTACGGTCTTTTCACGTCGATTGGTATGATGCTCTATTTTGTGGTGGCCTCCTTCCTGGACCTCACCAGCCGGATTGAGTTCAGCTTCCTCAACTTCGCCATCATGGCCGTCGGAGTCTGCTTAGCCATTTCCAACTTCAAGCGCTACAAACACGACCGAATGCCTTACCTGCAGGGTTTCGGCACCGGTATCATCACGGCGGCGGTGTCGTCGCTGGTGTTCGGCTTCTTCTTTATTGGGGTCACCGCCCTGCGGCCCGATATCATGGACCAGATTCATGCCCGCGACCTGTTTGGGCTGGAGCTGTCGGCGCTGATTGCGTTTCTGGCCATCCTGCTGCAGGGCGCCATGGTTGGCGTCATCATCTCGCTGATAGCCATGCAGTACTTTAAAAGCCCTGATCATAAGCCTATTGAGGGAATTGAATAA
- a CDS encoding murein L,D-transpeptidase catalytic domain family protein, with the protein MAGSRPDSEPTGNISSRALRVQYLAAFEQYTMSSYAEARLTNYGLSPNVYREALLGYYSLHRSGVASQPVITIIDFSLPSTQKRLWVIDLKQQKVLFHTLVAHGKNTGDNMAQRFSNVEGSEMSSLGFYVTGQTYQGKHGLSLKLHGQDARHNTNAASRAVVVHGADYVSEQFVRQHGRLGRSQGCPALPVAQAPTIIRAIRNGSVVYAHGPSSASYASTWLQLDPALTAFAQWRGLPGA; encoded by the coding sequence GTGGCGGGTTCCCGCCCCGATTCCGAGCCTACCGGCAATATCAGCAGCCGTGCGCTGCGGGTGCAGTATCTGGCGGCTTTCGAGCAATACACGATGAGCAGCTACGCGGAAGCCCGGCTTACCAACTATGGCCTTTCCCCGAATGTTTATCGGGAGGCGCTGCTTGGCTACTACAGCCTGCACCGGAGCGGCGTCGCCAGCCAGCCCGTTATCACCATCATCGACTTTTCGTTGCCCAGCACGCAGAAGCGGCTGTGGGTAATTGATCTGAAACAGCAAAAGGTGCTGTTCCATACCTTGGTGGCTCACGGCAAAAACACCGGCGACAACATGGCCCAGCGTTTCTCTAACGTCGAAGGCTCGGAAATGAGCAGCCTGGGCTTCTACGTAACGGGCCAAACCTACCAGGGCAAGCACGGCCTTTCGCTGAAGCTGCACGGCCAGGATGCCCGCCACAATACCAATGCTGCGAGCCGGGCCGTAGTAGTACACGGCGCCGACTACGTGAGCGAGCAGTTTGTGCGGCAGCATGGGCGCCTGGGCCGCAGTCAGGGCTGTCCGGCGCTGCCAGTAGCGCAGGCGCCCACCATCATTCGGGCAATCCGCAACGGGTCCGTGGTGTATGCGCACGGGCCCAGCAGCGCCTCCTACGCCTCGACATGGTTGCAGCTCGACCCCGCCCTGACGGCTTTCGCGCAGTGGCGCGGCCTGCCCGGCGCCTAG
- a CDS encoding M48 family metallopeptidase has product MRGNLRYIIALLMAGVTLLTYYCKRSVNEVTGEVQHVDMTAEQEIALGLQAAPEMAQQYGGLHPDRQASARVEQIGQDIIRSTKASQSPYKFQFHLLADENTINAFALPGGQIFITAGLLKNLSSEGQVAGVLAHEVGHVVGRHSAEQIAKSQLTQGLSGAAAIGMYDPDRPATAAGSAAAAMVGKLMTLRFGREDELESDRLAVNYTTQAGYDPRAMIQVMQILEKAGGGGGQPEFLSTHPNPGNRIGELEQAIATEYPQGVPAGLKP; this is encoded by the coding sequence ATGAGAGGAAATCTTCGCTACATTATTGCCCTGCTCATGGCCGGGGTAACGCTGCTGACCTACTACTGTAAACGCTCTGTGAATGAGGTAACAGGCGAAGTACAGCACGTAGACATGACGGCCGAGCAGGAAATTGCCCTCGGCCTCCAGGCCGCCCCCGAAATGGCCCAGCAATACGGCGGCCTGCACCCCGACCGCCAAGCCAGTGCCCGTGTCGAGCAGATCGGGCAGGACATTATCCGGAGCACCAAAGCCAGCCAGAGCCCCTACAAATTTCAGTTTCATCTGTTGGCCGATGAAAACACCATCAATGCCTTTGCGCTGCCCGGCGGCCAGATATTCATCACGGCCGGCCTTTTGAAAAACCTGAGCTCTGAGGGCCAGGTAGCTGGCGTGCTGGCGCATGAGGTGGGCCACGTGGTAGGCCGTCATTCGGCCGAGCAGATTGCTAAGTCGCAGCTGACGCAGGGGCTGAGTGGAGCTGCTGCCATCGGCATGTACGACCCTGACCGGCCGGCTACGGCAGCGGGCTCGGCGGCCGCAGCTATGGTGGGCAAATTGATGACGCTGCGTTTCGGCCGTGAGGACGAGCTGGAGTCTGACCGTCTGGCGGTCAACTACACCACGCAGGCCGGCTACGACCCCCGCGCCATGATTCAGGTGATGCAGATTCTGGAGAAAGCCGGCGGCGGCGGTGGCCAGCCCGAGTTCCTGAGCACACACCCTAACCCCGGCAACCGGATCGGCGAGCTGGAGCAGGCCATTGCTACTGAGTACCCGCAGGGCGTACCGGCGGGCTTGAAGCCGTAG
- a CDS encoding diacylglycerol/lipid kinase family protein: protein MAASIPAPLRNLLFVLNPVSGDISKVELESSITAYCTERGRKARFYHTTGQNDLKNLRHHLQQHAYDAVFAAGGDGTVSLVAEALLNGLVPLGILPLGSGNGLSKDLGIPQDPREALKLTWQHQIHAIDTLQINGRFAAHLADLGFNALIVERFDQGDTRGPGAYVRIATQEYLSYAPATYQVETEHEQWEGPAFMLTIANARTFGSNVIINPDSHLDDGEFEVCLIEPFPGTAAPGILYNLYTAGFDASEYTRRLRGRQVRIRVPGATQVLCQIDGEPCQLTTPIEVKIRPRSLRVLVPESAVL, encoded by the coding sequence ATGGCCGCTTCCATTCCCGCACCGCTGCGCAACCTGCTGTTCGTGCTAAACCCCGTATCGGGGGATATCAGCAAGGTGGAGTTGGAAAGCTCCATCACGGCCTATTGTACGGAGCGCGGCCGCAAGGCCCGTTTCTACCATACCACCGGCCAAAACGACCTGAAAAACCTGCGGCACCACCTGCAGCAGCACGCCTACGACGCGGTATTTGCGGCCGGCGGCGACGGCACCGTAAGTCTGGTTGCCGAAGCCCTGCTCAATGGGCTGGTGCCGTTGGGGATTCTGCCGCTGGGCTCCGGCAACGGCCTGTCGAAGGACCTGGGGATTCCGCAGGACCCGCGGGAGGCGCTGAAGCTGACCTGGCAGCACCAGATTCATGCCATCGACACTTTGCAGATCAATGGTCGGTTTGCGGCGCACTTGGCCGATCTGGGCTTTAACGCCCTCATTGTGGAGCGCTTCGACCAAGGTGACACGCGGGGACCGGGGGCGTACGTGCGCATTGCCACGCAGGAGTACCTGAGCTATGCCCCGGCCACGTACCAAGTGGAAACCGAGCATGAACAGTGGGAAGGCCCGGCGTTTATGCTCACAATTGCCAATGCCCGCACCTTCGGCAGCAACGTCATCATCAACCCTGACAGCCACCTCGACGACGGGGAGTTTGAGGTGTGCCTGATTGAGCCCTTTCCCGGTACGGCCGCCCCAGGCATCCTTTACAACCTCTACACGGCCGGGTTCGATGCCTCGGAGTACACGCGGCGGCTACGCGGCCGGCAGGTGCGCATCAGAGTGCCGGGCGCTACGCAGGTGCTGTGCCAGATAGACGGGGAGCCCTGCCAGCTGACTACGCCCATTGAGGTGAAAATCCGGCCGCGCAGCCTGCGCGTGCTGGTACCGGAATCGGCGGTGCTATAG
- a CDS encoding metallophosphoesterase produces the protein MTSPSTLFFYLLAGLAAALTAWLLGRYRQERQYRRRPYVAPAHNDWQLHQPDPAVLRLHRVALLGDPGAVATDGTDNLLRLLQHWQQETGPAGTVVILGDNVYPTGLPAPEHAGRAAAEKRLNALLDVLRPFPGNVVFLSGNHDWNKGRPDGYEYLLRQEAYIREQLPTAQYLPVGGTPGPVALQLADGVLLLVLNTQWWVQQGPRPASDTKAPFRQLEQLLTQNQHQRIVVAGHHPLYSNALHGGKFTAKQHVFPLTTVHKRAYVPLPFIGSLLPLYRKLVGAAEDMAHPRYRKMRRRLLRVLHQHPHLVYAAGHDHNLQYFEQHGSHYLVSGAGSKTAFVQKGGQATFVHEHKGFFSLDYYANGETWLRTLEPDAAGAPLPEVFRQRLYPGPVVAAPLVRTLGVAVPAEL, from the coding sequence GTGACTTCTCCTTCGACCTTGTTTTTTTATTTGCTGGCGGGGCTGGCGGCGGCCCTCACGGCCTGGCTGCTGGGGCGCTACCGGCAGGAGCGGCAGTACCGGCGGCGCCCATACGTGGCGCCCGCTCACAACGACTGGCAGCTACACCAGCCCGATCCGGCGGTTTTGCGGCTGCACCGCGTGGCCCTGCTCGGCGACCCCGGCGCCGTGGCCACCGATGGCACCGACAACCTGCTGCGGCTGCTACAGCACTGGCAGCAGGAAACCGGCCCGGCCGGCACCGTCGTCATCCTCGGCGACAATGTGTACCCTACCGGCCTGCCCGCGCCAGAGCACGCCGGCCGTGCCGCCGCCGAAAAGCGCCTGAATGCACTGCTGGACGTGCTGCGGCCGTTTCCCGGAAACGTAGTGTTTCTGAGCGGCAACCACGACTGGAACAAAGGCCGCCCCGACGGCTACGAGTACCTGCTGCGCCAGGAAGCTTACATCCGCGAGCAGCTGCCTACGGCGCAGTATCTGCCGGTGGGTGGCACGCCCGGTCCCGTGGCGTTGCAGCTGGCGGATGGCGTGCTGCTGCTAGTGCTCAATACGCAATGGTGGGTGCAGCAGGGCCCGCGCCCAGCCTCCGACACCAAGGCGCCTTTCCGGCAGCTGGAGCAGCTACTAACCCAGAATCAGCACCAGCGGATTGTGGTGGCGGGGCACCATCCGCTGTATTCCAATGCGTTGCACGGGGGTAAGTTCACGGCCAAGCAGCACGTGTTTCCGCTGACTACGGTCCATAAGCGGGCCTACGTGCCGCTGCCGTTCATTGGCTCTTTGCTGCCGCTGTACCGCAAGCTGGTGGGCGCCGCCGAGGACATGGCCCACCCCCGCTACCGCAAAATGCGCCGCCGCCTGCTGCGCGTGCTGCACCAGCACCCGCACCTCGTATACGCCGCCGGCCACGACCATAACCTGCAGTATTTCGAGCAGCACGGCAGTCACTACCTGGTGAGCGGCGCGGGCAGCAAGACGGCTTTCGTGCAGAAAGGCGGGCAGGCCACCTTCGTGCACGAACACAAGGGCTTTTTCAGCCTCGACTATTATGCCAACGGTGAAACGTGGCTGCGCACCCTGGAGCCCGATGCGGCTGGTGCGCCGCTGCCCGAGGTGTTTCGCCAGCGCCTCTACCCCGGCCCCGTGGTGGCGGCACCGCTGGTCCGGACGTTGGGGGTAGCAGTGCCAGCCGAGCTATAG